The following coding sequences are from one Macaca nemestrina isolate mMacNem1 chromosome 1, mMacNem.hap1, whole genome shotgun sequence window:
- the LOC105494957 gene encoding leucine rich adaptor protein 1, whose amino-acid sequence MEGTVESQTPDLRDVEGKVGRKTPEGLLRGLRGECDLGTSGALLLPGTPSTGHDLGDKIMALKMELAYLRAIDVKILQQLMTLNEGIEAVRWLLEERGTLTSHCSSLTSSQYSLTGGSPGRSRRGSWDSLPDTSTTDRLDSVSIGSYLDTVAPSELDEQGPPGVPRSEMDWAKVIAGGERARTEVDATATRLGSLRAVWKPPGERLQGGPPESPEDESAKLGFEAHWFWEQCQDDVTFL is encoded by the exons ATGGAGGGAACCGTGGAGTCCCAGACGCCTGACCTGCGGGATGTGGAGGGTAAGGTGGGCAGGAAGACCCCTGAAGGGCTGCTCCGTGGGCTGCGAGGCGAGTGTGACCTAGGAACCTCTGGCGCCCTGCTGCTCCCAGGGACGCCTAGCACCGGCCACGACTTGGGGGACAAGATCATGGCGCTGAAGATGGAGCTG GCTTACCTGCGAGCCATCGATGTGAAGATCCTGCAGCAGCTGATGACCTTGAATGAGGGCATCGAAGCAGTGCGCTGGCTGTTAGAGGAGCGGGGCACGTTGACCAGTCATTGCAGCAGCCTCACCAGCAGTCAATATAGCCTGACAGGCGGGAGCCCAGGCCGCTCAAGGCGAGGCAGCTGGGACAGCCTGCCAGACACCAGCACCACAGACCGGCTGGACAGTGTCTCTATTGGCAGCTACCTGGACACAGTGGCCCCCAGCGAGCTGGATGAACAGGGCCCACCTGGGGTTCCACGTTCCGAGATGGACTGGGCAAAAGTTATAGCTGGTGGAGAGAGGGCCAGGACTGAGGTGGATGCGACAGCCACCAGGCTAGGGAGCTTGAGGGCTGTGTGGAAGCCCCCAGGGGAGAGGCTTCAAGGTGGACCACCTGAGTCACCAGAGGATGAGAGTGCCAAGCTGGGCTTCGAGGCCCACTGGTTCTGGGAGCAGTGCCAGGATGATGTGACCTTCTTGTAA